Proteins encoded within one genomic window of Candidatus Methylomirabilota bacterium:
- a CDS encoding hydantoinase/oxoprolinase family protein encodes MQIGVDIGGTFTDIVALDGSGRLALTKVPSTPKDLLDGIAAATTKVLALAGARPGDVERFIHGTTIATNAILEQKGATTGVLTTEGFEDVLEMGRMKRSRMYDLAMDAEVPTFLAPRRRRLGIRERLDAKGRVLMPLHEADVRQAVATLRAQGVSAIAVCYLFSFLNPAHERRTREIIAELAPEMSVSLSSEVDPTFREYERSCVTAFDAYLGPVVKRYLAGLAEALRGLGVPGVPLIMRSRGGIVSAALAAQQPVTLFLSGPAGGVIGAAFAAERSGVASFVSLDMGGTSNDVALVRDGRPLLVSEGAIGPFPVRTPMVDVNTIGAGGGSIAWIDAAGGLRVGPRSAGAEPGPACYGRGGDEATVTDASVVLGYLNPARFAGGAMTLDVAAAERALAALGRRLGLDPVAAAAGIHRVINARMADQIRLVTIKRGYDPREFSLVVLGGAGPVHGAALAEEMGMAEVVVPEAPGVLAAFGLLAAAIEHHHARTLPARTDAADLSTINACLAELDAAGRARMKEEGAPAPAVRVAYAADMRYVGQAYELEVPIPAPLTAADVPAVVAAFHAVHERVYGYARAQQPVEFVNFRAVHTYPLPRPMLTPAARASGTLAEAQAGERPAYFGRFVPTAIYERARLPLGARLAGPAIVEQTDTTTVIPPGVTALVDPAGNLRLRRAS; translated from the coding sequence GTGCAGATCGGCGTCGACATCGGCGGCACCTTCACGGACATCGTGGCCCTGGACGGCTCGGGCCGGCTCGCGCTCACCAAGGTGCCGAGCACCCCCAAGGACCTGCTGGACGGCATCGCGGCCGCCACCACGAAGGTCCTCGCGCTGGCCGGCGCCCGGCCGGGGGACGTCGAGCGGTTCATCCACGGCACGACGATCGCCACCAACGCGATCCTGGAGCAGAAGGGCGCCACCACCGGCGTGCTGACCACCGAGGGCTTCGAGGACGTGCTCGAGATGGGGCGCATGAAGCGCTCGCGCATGTACGACCTCGCCATGGACGCGGAGGTGCCGACGTTCCTGGCCCCGCGCCGGCGCCGGCTCGGCATCCGCGAGCGCCTGGACGCGAAGGGCCGCGTGCTGATGCCGCTGCACGAGGCGGACGTGCGGCAGGCGGTGGCCACCCTGCGCGCGCAGGGCGTGTCGGCCATCGCGGTGTGCTACCTCTTCTCGTTCCTCAACCCGGCGCACGAGCGGCGCACGCGCGAGATCATCGCGGAGCTGGCGCCGGAGATGTCGGTCTCGCTCTCATCGGAGGTCGACCCGACCTTCAGGGAGTACGAGCGCTCCTGCGTGACCGCCTTCGACGCCTACCTGGGCCCGGTGGTGAAGCGCTACCTCGCCGGCCTGGCCGAGGCGCTGCGCGGCCTGGGCGTGCCCGGCGTGCCGCTGATCATGCGCTCGCGCGGCGGCATCGTCTCGGCGGCGCTGGCCGCGCAGCAGCCGGTCACGCTCTTCCTCTCGGGGCCGGCCGGCGGCGTCATCGGCGCCGCCTTCGCGGCCGAGCGCTCCGGGGTGGCCAGCTTCGTCTCGCTCGACATGGGCGGCACCAGCAACGACGTGGCCCTGGTGCGGGACGGCCGGCCGCTGCTGGTGAGCGAGGGCGCGATCGGGCCCTTCCCGGTGCGCACGCCGATGGTGGACGTCAACACCATCGGCGCCGGCGGCGGCAGCATCGCCTGGATCGACGCCGCCGGCGGCCTGCGGGTGGGGCCGCGCAGCGCGGGCGCCGAGCCCGGCCCCGCCTGCTACGGCCGCGGGGGCGACGAGGCCACCGTGACCGACGCGAGCGTCGTGCTCGGCTACCTCAACCCCGCGCGCTTCGCCGGCGGCGCGATGACGCTGGACGTGGCCGCGGCCGAGCGCGCGCTGGCCGCCCTCGGCCGCCGGCTCGGCCTCGACCCGGTCGCGGCCGCGGCGGGCATTCATCGCGTGATCAACGCGCGGATGGCGGACCAGATCCGCCTGGTGACCATCAAGCGCGGCTACGACCCGCGCGAGTTCTCGCTGGTGGTCCTGGGCGGCGCCGGCCCCGTGCACGGCGCGGCGCTGGCCGAGGAGATGGGCATGGCGGAGGTGGTCGTCCCCGAGGCGCCGGGCGTGCTCGCCGCCTTCGGCCTGCTCGCCGCCGCCATCGAGCACCACCACGCGCGCACGCTGCCGGCGCGCACCGACGCGGCCGACCTCTCGACCATCAACGCGTGCCTCGCCGAGCTGGACGCCGCCGGCCGCGCGCGCATGAAGGAGGAAGGCGCGCCCGCTCCGGCGGTGCGCGTGGCCTACGCGGCCGACATGCGCTACGTGGGCCAGGCCTACGAGCTGGAGGTGCCGATCCCGGCTCCGCTCACCGCCGCCGACGTGCCCGCCGTGGTGGCCGCCTTCCACGCGGTGCACGAGCGCGTGTACGGCTATGCCCGCGCCCAGCAGCCGGTGGAGTTCGTCAACTTCCGCGCCGTCCACACCTACCCGCTGCCGCGGCCGATGCTGACTCCGGCCGCGCGCGCGAGCGGCACCCTGGCCGAGGCACAGGCCGGGGAGCGCCCCGCCTACTTCGGCCGCTTCGTGCCGACCGCGATCTACGAGCGCGCGCGGCTGCCGCTGGGCGCCCGCCTGGCCGGGCCGGCCATCGTGGAGCAGACCGACACCACCACCGTGATCCCGCCGGGCGTCACCGCGCTGGTGGACCCGGCCGGCAACCTGCGCCTGCGGAGGGCGTCATGA
- a CDS encoding RidA family protein — MPTIRHVDDVPGYPAPHSPYSHAVVANGFVFVSGQIPVRPGGGPTEVVGDTMQEQTRQALRNVQTILEGAGSALDRVVKVTVLLARPDLYREMNEAYAEFFPGPKPARAMVRFGADIPGVLVAIEAIALA, encoded by the coding sequence ATGCCCACGATCCGCCACGTCGACGACGTCCCCGGCTATCCGGCGCCGCACTCCCCGTACTCGCACGCCGTCGTCGCCAACGGATTCGTGTTCGTGTCGGGCCAGATCCCGGTGCGGCCGGGGGGCGGTCCCACCGAGGTCGTCGGCGACACGATGCAGGAGCAGACCCGTCAGGCGCTGCGCAACGTCCAGACCATCCTCGAAGGTGCCGGGAGCGCGCTCGACCGCGTCGTGAAGGTCACCGTGCTGCTCGCGCGGCCCGACCTCTACCGGGAGATGAACGAGGCGTACGCGGAGTTCTTCCCCGGGCCGAAGCCGGCGCGGGCGATGGTCCGCTTCGGGGCCGACATCCCCGGCGTGCTCGTCGCGATCGAGGCGATCGCGCTCGCTTGA
- a CDS encoding MFS transporter, producing MSSTALLCFISLCSCFSMGAFSPLLPEIGRAGALADWQLGVVAGALGFARMATAIPSGWLAGRYLGTTLCASPVLMLAGTLLLAASSSFAMLVLGRLILGFAFTLGTVSGLIALLLDDRGPGASVRLNIFEFAAMIGVLGGLGLVGLLPGHWGWSLSLLTASSPLLLILAAVPSIRRRFPDASKASETRVSRTSDAGREDRMSVTLGTMFAAGIVLALAWSAVSQFLLPLRGTREFGLDRSGVSGLLMLGQLVDLVALLPVGWLADGLGRTPVLGVVIVVLGLGTAAIGLGSFPWFVAGCACFGVGMAGWMLPVGVIREHTRTEHLAWRLGLYRVGVDAAMFFGPFASGLLGEEHARIFVTAVGGLALVVGGRLLVTSRRRRAAEV from the coding sequence GTGAGCAGCACCGCGCTGCTCTGTTTCATCAGCCTCTGCAGCTGCTTCTCGATGGGTGCCTTCAGCCCGCTGCTGCCCGAGATCGGGCGCGCCGGCGCGCTGGCCGACTGGCAGCTCGGCGTCGTGGCCGGGGCGCTGGGCTTCGCCCGCATGGCGACCGCGATCCCCTCCGGCTGGCTGGCCGGCCGCTACCTCGGGACCACGCTCTGCGCGTCGCCCGTGCTCATGCTCGCCGGCACCCTGTTGCTGGCGGCATCCTCGTCGTTCGCCATGCTGGTGCTCGGGCGGCTCATCCTGGGCTTCGCGTTCACCCTCGGCACCGTGAGCGGGCTCATCGCGTTGCTGCTCGATGACCGAGGGCCCGGGGCCTCGGTGCGCCTCAACATCTTCGAGTTCGCCGCGATGATCGGTGTCCTCGGCGGGCTCGGCCTCGTCGGGCTGCTCCCCGGCCACTGGGGCTGGAGCCTCTCGCTGCTCACCGCCTCGTCGCCCTTGCTCCTGATCCTCGCCGCCGTGCCGAGCATCCGCCGGCGCTTTCCCGACGCCTCGAAGGCGTCCGAGACGCGCGTGTCACGGACATCGGACGCGGGACGCGAGGATCGGATGTCGGTCACGCTGGGGACGATGTTCGCGGCGGGCATCGTCCTCGCGCTGGCCTGGTCCGCGGTCAGCCAGTTCCTGCTGCCGCTCCGGGGGACGCGCGAGTTCGGCCTGGACCGGAGTGGCGTCTCGGGCCTGCTCATGCTCGGGCAGCTCGTGGATCTCGTCGCGCTGCTGCCGGTGGGGTGGCTCGCCGACGGCCTGGGACGCACGCCCGTGCTCGGCGTCGTCATCGTGGTGCTCGGGCTGGGCACGGCCGCGATCGGCCTCGGATCGTTCCCGTGGTTCGTCGCGGGCTGCGCGTGTTTCGGGGTCGGCATGGCGGGCTGGATGCTGCCGGTCGGCGTGATCCGCGAGCACACGCGCACCGAGCACCTGGCGTGGCGGCTGGGACTGTACCGCGTCGGCGTCGATGCCGCGATGTTCTTCGGCCCGTTCGCGAGCGGCCTGCTGGGCGAGGAGCATGCGCGGATCTTCGTGACCGCGGTGGGTGGCCTGGCCCTCGTCGTCGGGGGACGCCTGCTCGTGACCTCGAGGCGCCGCCGCGCCGCCGAGGTCTAG